In a single window of the Coffea eugenioides isolate CCC68of chromosome 3, Ceug_1.0, whole genome shotgun sequence genome:
- the LOC113766672 gene encoding protein FAR1-RELATED SEQUENCE 5-like, which produces MGQDGALKTQLMTWCRKQRINQMALDVCGRLRSFDLNQEPECDRDTFIEESGGSIGGHEDEEADELVGAIGVDDVMKLTFDTEEEAGEFYNLYAKLSGFGIRKSNAKRDADGISRFRKWVCCCEGYRNEKWYNYEDRKREAKPITRTGCGACFRVKYDIESVKYVVTRFIMEHNHPLASEASVQHIRSHRKVSDAEYAQAKSLKLVGARICQIMKHFVIKAGGYSNVGFCIKDLYNRMDEERRKDIFNGDAEGALGFLAAKKDADDMFFYKYHVDNEGRLAMLFWADSKSRADFSVFGDVLVFDTTYKTNKYRKPLVVLAGVNNHLNSTVFGCALLSDERIETYEWVLSTFVEAMKGRKPVAVMTDGDSAMRRAIKNLLPDACHRLCSWHLHRNARSNIRCEEFNNRFYNLMARKCSTLEFEDRWARLVNECGVVENEWVKKLYRRRRLWAEAYLRGHFFAGMRSTQRCEKMNAFLNEYLNEKMRLYEFVRSFDLAIAWLRHTESKAVHTSENTKPVLTTILPELEGSAAEVFTRNVFFMVRKHLNRQGLLISEGWSEDGGNRTYYYSKYGGHEISWRVDYDRSMEKLICSCMKFESKGIPCAHMFRVMVVEGMNRIPEACISKRWTKGVHCSNNGMKEFVADEQLTQMARYGTLKSSCNTMCYYASYMDDAFNDLQQMFDKHSVDLKEKWIDRGYGGDGFAMDSRVRNDRSRRTFGLLDPRVSRCKGDHKHAEAKKKRKCGHCRYYRNCIRSYTVVN; this is translated from the coding sequence ATGGGGCAGGATGGGGCGCTTAAAACTCAACTCATGACATGGTGCAGGAAACAGAGAATTAATCAAATGGCGTTGGATGTTTGCGGCAGGTTAAGGTCATTTGACCTTAACCAAGAACCTGAGTGTGACCGAGACACATTCATTGAAGAAAGCGGTGGTTCAATAGGAGGACACGAAGATGAGGAGGCAGATGAATTGGTGGGCGCAATAGGCGTGGATGACGTAATGAAATTAACATTTGACACGGAAGAAGAAGCTGGGGAATTCTATAATTTGTATGCGAAACTAAGCGGATTTGGGATTCGTAAAAGTAATGCCAAACGAGATGCAGATGGCATTTCAAGATTTAGAAAATGGGTATGTTGCTGTGAAGGTTACAGGAATGAAAAGTGGTATAATTATGAAGACCGGAAAAGAGAAGCAAAACCAATCACAAGAACCGGGTGTGGGGCTTGCTTTCGCGTGAAATATGACATAGAATCGGTAAAGTATGTGGTGACACGTTTCATTATGGAGCACAATCACCCGCTGGCATCAGAGGCAAGTGTGCAACACATTAGGTCGCATAGAAAAGTGAGCGATGCAGAATATGCGCAGGCAAAAAGTCTAAAGTTGGTTGGGGCCAGAATATGCCAGATAATGAAACATTTTGTTATCAAAGCCGGAGGGTATAGTAACGTGGGATTTTGCATTAAGGATTTGTATAACCGAATGGACGAGGAACGTAGAAAAGATATTTTTAATGGCGATGCAGAAGGGGCACTTGGGTTCTTGGCAGCGAAGAAGGATGccgatgacatgttcttttatAAATATCATGTAGATAACGAAGGAAGATTGGCAATGTTGTTTTGGGCAGATTCTAAATCTCGTGCGGACTTCAGTGTATTTGGAGATGTATTGGTGTTTGATACaacatacaaaacaaataaataccgCAAGCCACTAGTTGTACTTGCAGGGGTAAACAACCATTTGAACAGTACTGTTTTTGGCTGTGCACTGCTATCAGATGAGAGGATTGAAACATATGAATGGGTGCTAAGTACATTTGTAGAGGCTATGAAAGGTAGAAAGCCAGTAGCAGTGATGACAGATGGGGACAGTGCAATGAGAAGAGCTATAAAGAATCTTCTCCCGGATGCTTGTCATAGGCTATGTTCGTGGCACTTGCATAGAAATGCACGGAGTAATATTCGCTGCGAGGAGTTTAATAACAGGTTCTATAACCTGATGGCGAGAAAGTGTAGCACTCTTGAGTTTGAGGATCGGTGGGCTAGGTTGGTTAATGAATGTGGGGTGGTAGAGAATGAGTGGGTGAAGAAATTGTACCGTAGGAGAAGGTTATGGGCAGAGGCCTATTTACGCGGTCATTTTTTTGCAGGTATGAGAAGTACTCAAAGGTGTGAGAAAATGAATGCTTTTTTGAACGAGTACTTGAATGAAAAAATGCGACTATATGAATTCGTTAGAAGTTTTGATTTGGCAATAGCATGGCTTCGACATACCGAGAGCAAAGCAGTTCACACAAGCGAAAACACAAAACCAGTCTTAACCACAATCCTGCCCGAATTAGAGGGGAGCGCAGCGGAGGTGTTTACAAGGAATGTGTTCTTCATGGTGAGGAAGCATTTGAACAGGCAAGGACTTCTAATTTCTGAGGGCTGGAGCGAGGATGGAGGGAATCGTACATATTATTACTCGAAATATGGTGGACACGAAATAAGTTGGAGGGTGGATTATGATAGGTCAATGGAGAAGCTAATCTGCTCTTGCATGAAATTCGAGTCAAAGGGGATTCCTTGTGCTCACATGTTTCGCGTGATGGTGGTAGAAGGAATGAACAGGATCCCAGAAGCATGCATTTCGAAGCGGTGGACAAAGGGAGTTCACTGTAGTAATAATGGAATGAAAGAATTTGTTGCAGACGAACAGCTGACACAAATGGCCAGATATGGCACTTTAAAGTCCAGCTGTAATACTATGTGTTACTATGCCTCCTACATGGATGATGCGTTTAATGACCTGCAACAGATGTTTGACAAGCATTCTGTGGACCTAAAGGAGAAGTGGATTGATAGGGGATATGGGGGAGATGGATTTGCAATGGATTCAAGAGTGAGGAACGATAGAAGTAGAAGAACATTCGGGCTGTTAGATCCTAGGGTGTCCCGGTGTAAAGGTGATCACAAGCATGCAGaagcaaagaagaaaagaaagtgtgGTCATTGCAGGTACTATCGGAATTGCATACGTAGTTATACAGTAGTTAATTGA